One Streptomyces showdoensis genomic region harbors:
- the mug gene encoding G/U mismatch-specific DNA glycosylase codes for MTGTPRFSAEELQAARDRVVPDVAAGGLSVLLCGINPGLMTAATGHHFARPGNRFWPVLHLSGLTPRQLAPAEQEELLSYGLGITNVVARATARADELSAEEYREGGRILTEKVERLAPRWLAVVGVTAYRTAFGEKKAVVGPQDRTIGTTRIWALPNPSGLNAHWTAASMAEEFARLREAAGLPDLRAV; via the coding sequence CTGACCGGAACCCCCCGGTTCTCCGCCGAGGAGCTCCAGGCCGCCCGCGACCGCGTCGTCCCCGACGTGGCCGCGGGCGGCCTTTCGGTCCTCCTCTGCGGGATCAACCCGGGGCTGATGACCGCCGCGACGGGCCACCACTTCGCCCGCCCCGGCAACCGGTTCTGGCCCGTGCTGCACCTGTCCGGTCTCACCCCGCGGCAGCTCGCGCCGGCCGAGCAGGAGGAACTCCTCTCGTACGGCCTCGGCATCACCAACGTGGTGGCACGGGCGACCGCGCGGGCCGACGAGCTGAGCGCCGAGGAGTACCGGGAGGGCGGCCGGATCCTCACCGAGAAGGTGGAGCGGCTGGCGCCGCGCTGGCTGGCGGTCGTCGGGGTCACCGCGTACCGCACCGCCTTCGGCGAGAAGAAGGCGGTGGTCGGACCGCAGGACCGGACGATCGGCACGACCCGGATCTGGGCGCTGCCCAACCCGAGCGGACTGAACGCGCACTGGACCGCCGCGTCGATGGCGGAGGAGTTCGCCCGGCTGCGCGAGGCGGCCGGGCTGCCGGACCTGCGGGCGGTCTGA